In Leptospira bourretii, a genomic segment contains:
- a CDS encoding c-type cytochrome, which translates to MNLSKINGVSFRMKFGILLGLFVTMTIISCGGEKTEETPTSNAGSKGIGPVKSVTIGALDQAMADRGKKQFEAKCSACHKFEEKVVGPALQDVTLRRTPEWIMNMILNPIEMTQKDPIGQELLGEHLTQMTFQNIKEEEAREILEYFRKMDLK; encoded by the coding sequence ATGAACCTTTCAAAAATAAACGGAGTGTCTTTTCGAATGAAGTTCGGAATCTTACTCGGACTCTTCGTGACAATGACAATCATATCCTGTGGAGGAGAGAAAACTGAGGAAACACCAACATCTAATGCTGGTTCTAAGGGAATTGGACCAGTAAAATCTGTTACCATCGGTGCATTAGACCAGGCTATGGCAGACCGTGGTAAAAAACAATTTGAAGCCAAGTGTTCCGCTTGTCACAAATTCGAAGAAAAGGTTGTCGGACCAGCTCTTCAAGATGTAACACTCCGCAGAACTCCAGAATGGATTATGAATATGATTCTAAATCCAATTGAGATGACTCAAAAAGATCCCATTGGACAAGAGTTACTCGGTGAACACTTAACTCAAATGACTTTTCAAAACATAAAGGAAGAAGAAGCGAGAGAGATCCTCGAATACTTCCGTAAGATGGATTTAAAATAG